A stretch of the Ostrea edulis chromosome 9, xbOstEdul1.1, whole genome shotgun sequence genome encodes the following:
- the LOC125658303 gene encoding A disintegrin and metalloproteinase with thrombospondin motifs adt-1-like, with amino-acid sequence MSAPTDVGLTAHRCFIVFGLVIISCIYAVVAQESKVPGWSGWSSWTSCSVTCGYGAVFREAYWVEKDGRRSNKTTQDNMGCYIPKSCPVNGNWTTWSGWYWCSSICGPGRQERYRYCVNPKPANGGAPCSGLANESKTCEVMPCPTIPPTFNLLDCTKEDFMCKSGRQCVPSAQRCDKTVHCHDGSDELKCRYVRNQGVITRVPTKTLSVLLWVFVFVIT; translated from the exons ATGTCTGCCCCTACAGACGTAGGTTTAACCGCACACAGGTGTTTCATCGTGTTTGGTTTGGTAATAATCAGCTGTATTTATGCAG TAGTTGCCCAGGAGAGTAAAGTGCCCGGATGGAGTGGATGGTCTAGCTGGACGTCATGTTCAGTCACGTGTGGTTACGGTGCGGTATTCAGGGAGGCTTATTGGGTAGAGAAGGACGGGCGAAGGTCGAACAAGACCACACAAGACAATATGGGTTGTTACATCCCTAAATCATGTCCCG TGAATGGTAACTGGACCACGTGGTCTGGATGGTATTGGTGTTCCTCGATTTGTGGACCTGGCCGGCAGGAGAGGTATCGCTATTGTGTCAATCCCAAACCCGCCAATGGCGGGGCACCCTGCTCGGGACTAGCTAACGAGAGTAAGACTTGTGAAGTCATGCCCTGTCCTA cCATTCCTCCCACTTTTAATCTTCTGGACTGTACAAAGGAGGACTTCATGTGTAAAAGCGGACGACAGTGTGTGCCATCTGCTCAGAGGTGTGACAAAACTGTCCATTGTCATGACGGAAGTGACGAATTGAAATGTAGATACGTCAGAAATCAAG GTGTCATCACTAGAGTACCAACAAAGACACTGTCCGTCCTGCTCTGGGTATTCGTATTCGTcattacatga